A genomic window from Lycium barbarum isolate Lr01 chromosome 4, ASM1917538v2, whole genome shotgun sequence includes:
- the LOC132637522 gene encoding uncharacterized protein LOC132637522: MEATVGGPSRTSQHYSSQPGGSYTRAPDYDGYSASSVSVRHPTLDRGCLHCDNTGHFKRNYPRLSQGVQGTQFQAPRAPVSSRRGGSCGGNRVQSGRGSHTASRVGNHPNRGGFQSGRGGNMPGRGGAQTGQVDRNGSQATGRRVHCYAFPAGHRLRAQM; encoded by the coding sequence ATGGAAGCTACGGTTGGAGGCCCATCAAGGACCAGTCAGCACTATTCCAGTCAGCCAGGGGGTTCGTATACCAGAGCTCCAGATTATGATGGTTATTCGGCTTCGTCCGTTTCTGTTCGGCATCCGACGCTAGACCGCGGATGCTTGCACTGTGATAATACAGGgcatttcaagagaaattatcccaGACTTAGTCAAGGTGTCCAGGGTACTCAGTTTCAGGCTCCTAGAGCTCCTGTATCAAGCAGAAGGGGAGGATCTTGTGGGGGTAACCGCGTCCAGTCTGGGCGTGGCAGTCACACGGCTAGTAGAGTTGGCAACCATCCTAACAGAGGTGGGTTTCAATCTGGTAGAGGTGGAAATATGCCCGGTAGGGGCGGAGCTCAGACAGGGCAGGTTGATCGCAACGGTTCACAAGCTACTGGCAGAcgggttcattgttatgccttcccTGCAGGACATAGGCTGAGGGCTCAGATGTAG